The genomic stretch GTCGAGCGTTTACGATCACGCCGCCTGGGCCGCACAACGGCTCGGCGCGTCCATCCATGTTCTCCACCTGGTCGATCCGCACCATGAGACGGTCTCCTCCGCCGATCTCACTGGAGCCATCGGCCTCGGAGCCAAATCCGCGCTCATGGAGGAACTCGTCCAACTCGAAGCGACCAAGGCCAAGCTCGCCCACGCCAAGGGGCGGGTGATCCTCGAAGCCGCCCGCGAGCACCTTGCCAAGGCCGGCATCGCCAACGTCCTCGCCGACCAAAAACACGGCTCGCTGGCCGACTCCATCGAAGCCTACGACGCCGAAGCCGATCTCGTGGTCATCGGCAAACGCGGCGAAAACACCTCCCTCGATTATAAGCACCTCGGCTCGAACCTCGAACGCGTCGTCCGCACATGCACGCATCCCGTGCTGGTCGCCGCGCGCGTCTTCAAGCCCGTAAAGCGAGTGCTGCTCGCCTACGACGCCGGCCCCGGCTCCGAGCGCGCGGTGGATTACATCGCCACGCAAGCGCTCCTCAAAGGCTGTTCCATCCACCTGCTGAGCGTCGGCTCCGGAGACGCCCGTATCTCCGGCGGCATGACCGCGGCCAAGACCAAGCTCGAAACCGCCGGATACGCCGTCACCTCCGATATTCAAGCCGGACACCCCATCGAAGTTATCGGTGCCCAGGTGAAAACCGACGGCATCGACCTCCTCGTCATGGGGGCCTACGGCCATATGAAAATCCGTCACCTCCTCATTGGCAGCACCACGGCCACGCTCCTGCGCACCTGCGCCATCCCCGCGCTGCTGTTTCGCTGAAGGCCGGGACGCCCGTGTGTCCGGTTTCCGCGCGCCCGCCATCGGCGGGCGCGCGTTCCAGTCGTCTCTCGATCCTCGATAAACGGGTCGAGCATTCACCCTGAGAAAACCCCCTCGTGTATGAACACCCAGGAAGACTCCGTTCCCCCCCTCCCAACCCCGGCCTCCATCGCGCCCGATTCGCTGGTCGATTTCGCGCTGCGCGATCTCACCCGGCCCGCGCCGCCGCCTACGCCACCGACCGATCTCGTCGAGCATCTGCCCGATGCCGAATTGCACACGGTGCTCGATCAAATCGCGCAACTCGACCCGCTCGGCGATTTTCAACATCGTGAACGCGCCGCCCGGCATTTGGCCGAAGCGCAGGCCGCCGCATCCGGAGTGCCCCCCCCGCTTCCCGCCAAGTCCTCCGCCACGGCCAAGGGCACGGCCCACGCTCCGGCCAAGGCTCACCAACCCGCGCAAAAGTGGGTCACGCGCCGCTTCGCCTGATCCCGTTGGCCATGCTGCCCGAAGATCAACAACGCTTCCGCCCCGTCATCGCCGCCCGGCTCGCCGCGCTCGACGTGGAGCTCCACGCGCTCGACGACGAGTGCCGGGCCGTGTCGCCCGACGTATCCATCGGTCGGTTATCCCGCCTCGATGCCATGCAGCACCAGCAGATGGCCCTGGCGGGCAAACGCCGGCTGGAAGAAGAGCGCGCCCGCCTCCACGAGGCCGAACGCCGCATCCTGCAAGGCACCTTCGGCCGCTGCCTGCTTTGCGGCAAAGACATCGCCGAGTTGCGTCTGGAGCATCAGCCGGACGCCGTCACCTGCGTGCCGTGCATGAGCCGGAAAAAATAAACCCCCTCGCGCCCGATACGACGCCGGGGGCGGAGGTGGGTGCTTGCTCTGTTCAGACTTCGCACAGCGCGAGCGGCACCGGGTCGGTGACGGTGGTGCCGGGCATGCGCTCGGTGATCTGCGCGGTGAACCACGCGCGCGCATCCGGGTCGCCGTGGGTCAGCACGATGCTCCGCGCCTGGGTCTGGATCGCGTATTGCAGCAACTCCTCGCGGTCGGCATGGCCGCTGAGTTCGAAGCGCTCCACGCGGGCGTTGATCTTGGCCTTCACGTTGACGGCATCAAAGACGAAGTCCTCGCCATGTTTGGCCGCGAGCAAAGCGCCGCCCGGCGTGTCGGGATCGCAATAGCCGACAAAGCCGATGGTGTTGCGCGCGTGGCCGAGCATACCGGAGGCGAGCATGTAGCTCGGCGTGCGTTCGACCAGCATCCCGGACGCGAGGATGTAGAGCGCGGGCTGGGTCGGGTTTTTGCCCGGCTCGATCTGGCGCGGCATCGGTTTCAGTTTCAACTCGCGGAGCACGGCGCGGCTGAACTGCACGTCCTTCGTCTTGCGTGAAATCTCGTCGAAGATGTCGGCGATGGCCATGCCGAGACCGGCGGCATAAATCGGACACTCGACCAGACGGCCGAAACGGCGCGCATCGTGGAAAATCGAAAGGATCTCCTGCATGCGACCAAGGGCGAAGACGGGCAGCAGAAACGAACCGCCGCGCTGGATGGTGTCGTTGATCGAATTGATCAGCCGGGCGACCTCGTTGACCCGCTCCTTGCCCTCCTGTCGCTCGGTCGCGCCGCGCGTGGTTTCTATCACGACGGTGTCGAAATGGCCGGCGGGAAACTGCGCGCCCTGGAGCGTGCGCTGGTTCTCGAAAAGCACATCGCCGGTGAAGAAAATCTGGCGGTGTTTGTGCCAGACCTCGATCGCAGCCGCGCCGGCCACGTGCCCGGCGCGGTGAAACATGATCTCGATCTCGTCGGTCTTCCCTCGGAACTTCTTTTTCCGGCCAAACGCGAGTCCCTGCATGCGGGGCGCGAGACGGTCGATTTCCTCGTGGGTGAAGAGCGGATAGCCGGGGATGTTTTTCTCCTCCTTCTGGCGCTGCATCACGTTGGCGGAGTTGTGCAGCATCTTTTCGATGATGAGGCGGCTGGCCTCGGTCATCAGCACCGGGGTGTTTGGGTGGTCGCGCATGACGACCGGCACGCTGCCGATGTGGTCCAGGTGGCAGTGGGTGACGATGATGAGGTCGAGGCGCACGCCTCGCAGGGACGCGAGGTCGGGAATGCCTTCGAGACCGGGGCGTTTGGGATTTAGCCCGGCGTCGATCAGGATGTTTAGGTCGCCGATCTGGACGAGCATGGAGTTGGCTCCAATGCCGCCGTGGCGGTTTAGGTCGGTTATGTTCATGGGTTTCAAATGACCGCGATAAGCGCGGTCGGTAGATTAAAGGGAGGTCCTAAATTCATTTCCGGGCTGTAACTTT from Opitutales bacterium ASA1 encodes the following:
- a CDS encoding MBL fold metallo-hydrolase → MLVQIGDLNILIDAGLNPKRPGLEGIPDLASLRGVRLDLIIVTHCHLDHIGSVPVVMRDHPNTPVLMTEASRLIIEKMLHNSANVMQRQKEEKNIPGYPLFTHEEIDRLAPRMQGLAFGRKKKFRGKTDEIEIMFHRAGHVAGAAAIEVWHKHRQIFFTGDVLFENQRTLQGAQFPAGHFDTVVIETTRGATERQEGKERVNEVARLINSINDTIQRGGSFLLPVFALGRMQEILSIFHDARRFGRLVECPIYAAGLGMAIADIFDEISRKTKDVQFSRAVLRELKLKPMPRQIEPGKNPTQPALYILASGMLVERTPSYMLASGMLGHARNTIGFVGYCDPDTPGGALLAAKHGEDFVFDAVNVKAKINARVERFELSGHADREELLQYAIQTQARSIVLTHGDPDARAWFTAQITERMPGTTVTDPVPLALCEV
- a CDS encoding TraR/DksA C4-type zinc finger protein is translated as MLPEDQQRFRPVIAARLAALDVELHALDDECRAVSPDVSIGRLSRLDAMQHQQMALAGKRRLEEERARLHEAERRILQGTFGRCLLCGKDIAELRLEHQPDAVTCVPCMSRKK
- a CDS encoding universal stress protein; translation: MTPNTPQTKTNRTMPNILVCTDGSAYASSVYDHAAWAAQRLGASIHVLHLVDPHHETVSSADLTGAIGLGAKSALMEELVQLEATKAKLAHAKGRVILEAAREHLAKAGIANVLADQKHGSLADSIEAYDAEADLVVIGKRGENTSLDYKHLGSNLERVVRTCTHPVLVAARVFKPVKRVLLAYDAGPGSERAVDYIATQALLKGCSIHLLSVGSGDARISGGMTAAKTKLETAGYAVTSDIQAGHPIEVIGAQVKTDGIDLLVMGAYGHMKIRHLLIGSTTATLLRTCAIPALLFR